Proteins encoded in a region of the Nonomuraea helvata genome:
- a CDS encoding DMT family transporter, which produces MDGVALPRPGAQARQGTALAFLGVLAFSGSFPATVYAMQGVDPWLAAIGRAAVAGVVALVCLKVARKPLIPSRREWSSYALISLGVVFGFPVFSGLALALGASTSHAAVVIALLPAATAACAVLRAAERPRPLFWVACAAGAVAITAFTLTQHEMKTSWPDLLLVGALISAAIGYTEGGRLSRNTPGWQVISRVLVLSLPLTAPTATAIALATPINATPQAMAGFAYVSLISMFLGFFPWYAGLAKGGIARAGQTQLTQPLLTLVWAWVLLGERFGPATVVAALAVLVCVAITQRART; this is translated from the coding sequence ATGGACGGAGTAGCGCTCCCTCGTCCGGGAGCGCAGGCACGTCAGGGCACCGCGCTGGCCTTCCTGGGCGTCCTGGCGTTCTCCGGCTCGTTCCCGGCCACCGTCTACGCCATGCAGGGGGTCGACCCGTGGCTGGCCGCGATCGGCCGGGCGGCCGTAGCCGGGGTGGTGGCCCTGGTCTGCCTGAAGGTCGCCAGGAAGCCGCTGATCCCCTCGAGGAGGGAGTGGTCGTCGTACGCTCTGATCTCCTTGGGGGTGGTCTTCGGCTTCCCCGTCTTCAGCGGCCTGGCCCTCGCCCTGGGCGCCAGCACGTCACATGCCGCGGTGGTGATCGCGCTCCTGCCCGCAGCCACCGCCGCCTGCGCCGTCCTGAGGGCGGCCGAACGGCCCCGTCCCCTCTTCTGGGTGGCCTGCGCGGCCGGCGCGGTCGCCATCACGGCCTTCACCCTCACCCAGCATGAGATGAAGACCTCCTGGCCCGACCTTCTTCTGGTCGGCGCCCTGATCTCGGCGGCGATCGGCTACACCGAAGGAGGCCGCCTGTCCCGGAACACTCCGGGCTGGCAGGTGATCTCCCGCGTGCTCGTCCTCTCCCTGCCTCTGACCGCCCCGACAGCCACGGCGATAGCCCTCGCCACCCCCATCAACGCCACCCCGCAGGCGATGGCCGGCTTCGCGTACGTGTCGCTGATCTCGATGTTCCTCGGCTTCTTCCCCTGGTACGCGGGCCTGGCGAAGGGCGGCATCGCCAGAGCGGGCCAGACCCAGCTCACCCAGCCCCTCCTCACCCTCGTCTGGGCCTGGGTCCTGCTGGGCGAGCGATTCGGGCCGGCCACGGTGGTCGCGGCCCTGGCCGTGCTCGTCTGCGTGGCCATCACCCAGCGCGCCCGTACTTGA
- a CDS encoding PLP-dependent aminotransferase family protein — protein MNNDSSIAQVAAMLREEATRLGPGARLPSNREIMRRHNVSPVTVSRAIGQLAAEGRVVAKPGSGVFVTPQVTGGRDAADLSWQTVALGDRVVDGDPVATLLAGAAEGVVPMTGGYLRAGLRPDKQLAAAAARAVRRPDAWAMPPLAGLLELRRWFARQAGGDMTAADALIVSGGQAALTHAFRALAAPGTPVLVETPTYPGALAAARAAGLRATAVPMDRDGVRLELLAEAFAVTGARVFFCQPTLHNPSGATLTVERREQVLQVARAAGAFVIEDDFACYLTEQAPPSLASMDQHGTVVHVKSLTKILSPSMRVAAVIARGPAAHRLRASQLVESFFVARPLQETALEFVGSPAWPRHLTAVHAEIRTRRDALATALAARMPQAEVHLLPIGGMHLWVRLPAEVDENTLVEAARRNGVLVSPGRMYYPSEPPGPRIRLTHMAAAHLAELHEGVRRLAQTLTAIL, from the coding sequence ATGAACAACGATAGCAGTATCGCCCAAGTCGCCGCGATGCTGCGCGAAGAGGCCACGCGGCTCGGCCCCGGGGCACGGCTGCCGTCCAACCGGGAGATCATGCGGCGGCACAACGTCAGCCCCGTCACCGTGTCCCGGGCCATCGGGCAGTTGGCCGCCGAGGGACGGGTGGTCGCGAAGCCGGGCAGTGGGGTGTTCGTGACGCCGCAGGTCACCGGAGGACGGGACGCCGCCGACCTCTCCTGGCAGACCGTGGCGCTCGGCGACAGGGTCGTGGACGGGGACCCCGTGGCGACCTTGCTGGCGGGGGCCGCCGAAGGGGTGGTGCCCATGACCGGCGGATATCTGCGGGCGGGGCTGCGGCCGGACAAGCAGCTGGCGGCCGCGGCGGCGCGTGCCGTGCGGAGGCCGGACGCCTGGGCCATGCCGCCCCTGGCGGGCCTGCTCGAGCTGCGGAGGTGGTTCGCGCGGCAGGCCGGAGGCGACATGACCGCGGCCGACGCGTTGATCGTGAGCGGCGGCCAGGCGGCGCTCACGCATGCCTTCAGGGCGCTGGCGGCCCCGGGCACGCCGGTGCTGGTCGAGACGCCCACCTATCCGGGGGCGCTGGCGGCGGCCAGGGCGGCCGGGCTGCGGGCCACGGCCGTCCCCATGGACAGGGACGGCGTACGTCTTGAGCTCCTGGCCGAGGCGTTCGCCGTCACCGGGGCGCGGGTCTTCTTCTGCCAGCCCACCCTGCACAACCCGTCGGGAGCCACCCTGACGGTCGAGCGCAGGGAGCAGGTGCTGCAGGTCGCCAGGGCGGCGGGGGCGTTCGTGATCGAGGATGACTTCGCCTGTTATCTGACCGAGCAGGCGCCCCCTTCCCTGGCGTCCATGGATCAGCACGGGACCGTCGTCCATGTGAAGTCGCTGACGAAGATCCTGTCACCGAGCATGCGGGTGGCGGCCGTCATCGCCAGAGGCCCCGCCGCCCACCGGCTGCGGGCGAGCCAGCTCGTGGAGTCGTTCTTCGTGGCACGGCCGCTGCAGGAGACGGCGCTGGAGTTCGTGGGATCGCCGGCCTGGCCGCGGCATCTGACGGCCGTGCACGCCGAGATCAGGACCAGGCGCGACGCGCTGGCGACCGCTCTGGCCGCCCGCATGCCGCAGGCGGAGGTGCATCTGCTGCCCATCGGCGGGATGCACCTGTGGGTCCGGCTGCCCGCAGAGGTCGACGAGAACACCCTGGTCGAGGCCGCGAGGCGCAACGGGGTGCTGGTGAGCCCGGGCCGGATGTACTACCCGTCCGAGCCACCGGGTCCCAGGATCCGGCTGACCCACATGGCCGCCGCCCATCTCGCGGAGCTGCACGAAGGAGTCCGGCGGCTCGCCCAGACGCTGACCGCGATCTTGTAG